The following proteins are co-located in the Seriola aureovittata isolate HTS-2021-v1 ecotype China chromosome 7, ASM2101889v1, whole genome shotgun sequence genome:
- the LOC130172339 gene encoding uncharacterized protein LOC130172339, whose amino-acid sequence MAALRVFLTLAICLQMGHQTFARNDAPCQRGTWNNGYNTFVKRHIRSGTPTSLDQNQWEDYIKKNGGCERPTQSFLQPKDLERVKAVCTNSGGKRYKENLCISDQPFKFVTVRSVLGTCGIKSVREETKHLILACEVLENQCLPIHFEGNPDNVTPNNNAKGCQDPHTKDHATSFKMTWLQMLFVLFTAINFF is encoded by the coding sequence ATGGCTGCTCTCAGGGTTTTCCTCACTCTTGCCATCTGTCTCCAGATGGGGCATCAGACGTTTGCTAGAAACGACGCTCCCTGCCAGCGCGGCACATGGAACAACGGCTACAACACATTTGTGAAACGCCACATTCGCTCTGGAACTCCTACTTCTCTCGACCAGAACCAATGGGAAGATTACATCAAGAAAAACGGGGGTTGCGAGAGACCCACACAGTCTTTTCTTCAGCCAAAAGACCTGGAGAGGGTGAAGGCTGTGTGCACGAACTCAGGGGGAAAGAGGTACAAGGAGAACCTGTGCATCAGCGATCAGCCTTTCAAGTTTGTCACAGTGAGGAGTGTACTGGGAACCTGTGGAATCAAGAGCGTTCGAGAGGAAACTAAACATCTGATCCTGGCCTGTGAAGTGCTGGAAAATCAGTGCCTGCCTATCCATTTCGAGGGAAACCCTGACAATGTAACACCTAACAACAACGCCAAAGGCTGCCAGGACCCACACACTAAAGACCATGCTACCAGCTTTAAAATGACGTGGCTCcagatgttgtttgttttatttacggctattaactttttttaa